A region of Moorena producens PAL-8-15-08-1 DNA encodes the following proteins:
- a CDS encoding nucleoside deaminase: MNQFLLAAFKEAQIGLQEGGIPIGSVVVKGGKIVGCGHNRRVQKGSAILHGEMDALEHVGSQPASFYQDVVLYTTLSPCSMCTGAILLYKIPHVVIWENKTFLGEEELLRSRGVIVEVLNDDSCYQLMQDFIMNNSKLWNEDIGVVDHND; the protein is encoded by the coding sequence GTGAATCAGTTTTTGCTAGCAGCATTTAAAGAAGCTCAGATAGGTTTACAGGAGGGAGGAATACCTATCGGTTCAGTTGTGGTTAAGGGCGGTAAAATTGTAGGGTGTGGACACAACAGAAGAGTCCAAAAAGGTAGTGCAATCCTTCATGGCGAGATGGATGCTCTTGAGCATGTTGGCTCTCAACCTGCTTCTTTTTATCAAGATGTCGTTTTGTACACTACATTGTCACCATGTAGTATGTGTACTGGCGCGATTTTGTTGTACAAGATCCCTCATGTTGTGATTTGGGAAAACAAAACTTTCTTAGGTGAAGAAGAATTACTCCGTTCTAGAGGTGTGATTGTTGAGGTTTTAAACGACGATAGTTGCTATCAATTAATGCAAGACTTTATTATGAATAACTCTAAACTTTGGAATGAGGATATTGGTGTTGTTGATCATAATGATTGA
- a CDS encoding tryptophan 7-halogenase — protein sequence MCWWYAARLPNQRVIVSLMSDRKLLQQYGLLQLPNWTAYLQKTQYVQELSANASSQSRLLIKPAYSQYLDQITGDGWLAVGDAACTLDPLSSAGIHKALESGIKAADAIANYFKGNSQALSTYESQALHQFELYLEDRRKYYAMETRWSNSPFWKSRRGGITLAPSQPLLFQESPQITKTLKGLTMYLPAKDLRLLCNFCTSGNIASDVVSKFLSETHHQVSAYRVIEALQYLLEKEIISALPLNYCRN from the coding sequence TTGTGTTGGTGGTATGCTGCTCGTCTACCCAATCAGCGGGTAATTGTTAGCTTAATGAGCGATCGCAAACTGCTGCAGCAATACGGACTCCTGCAATTGCCCAATTGGACAGCATATCTCCAGAAAACTCAGTACGTGCAGGAGTTAAGTGCTAACGCTTCTTCTCAATCCAGGCTTTTGATTAAGCCAGCCTATTCTCAGTATTTAGATCAGATCACTGGTGATGGCTGGCTAGCTGTTGGGGATGCAGCTTGTACCCTAGATCCCCTATCGTCGGCTGGTATTCACAAGGCGTTGGAGTCGGGAATTAAAGCAGCTGATGCGATCGCAAATTATTTCAAAGGTAATTCTCAAGCTTTGAGCACCTACGAATCTCAAGCCCTTCACCAGTTTGAATTGTATTTAGAAGACCGGCGCAAATACTATGCTATGGAAACTCGTTGGTCTAATTCCCCTTTCTGGAAAAGTAGAAGAGGTGGTATTACTCTTGCGCCCTCACAACCCCTTCTTTTTCAAGAATCACCTCAAATTACCAAAACCTTAAAGGGATTGACCATGTACCTACCGGCTAAGGATTTACGCTTGCTCTGTAATTTCTGTACCTCTGGCAACATCGCAAGTGATGTAGTTTCCAAATTCCTCAGCGAAACACATCACCAAGTTTCTGCCTACCGAGTTATTGAAGCACTTCAATATCTATTAGAAAAAGAGATAATATCAGCTTTGCCGTTGAATTACTGCCGAAATTAG